A DNA window from Fusobacterium sp. JB019 contains the following coding sequences:
- a CDS encoding histidine phosphatase family protein, which yields MSKIILIRHGETDMNKDNLYHGILDPELNNTGIKQAEKAYDIVKNLDYDKIFSSNLKRAYETAEILNYKNLNIEISDKIRELNFGIFEGLSYNQISKKYPKELEIATKNWKTYDFKTGESPLVLQKRAVEFINSLDKNLNYLIVTHWGIICTVLSYYFSGNLDAYWKFKVNNCGIIIIEFDENNFPILAGFNIGG from the coding sequence ATGAGTAAAATTATTTTGATTAGACACGGCGAAACTGATATGAATAAAGATAATCTTTATCATGGAATTCTTGATCCTGAATTAAATAATACTGGTATAAAACAGGCTGAAAAGGCTTATGATATAGTAAAGAATCTCGATTATGACAAAATCTTTTCCAGTAATTTGAAAAGAGCTTATGAAACAGCTGAAATTTTAAATTATAAAAATTTAAATATAGAAATTTCTGATAAAATTAGAGAACTAAATTTTGGAATTTTCGAAGGATTATCCTATAATCAAATTTCAAAAAAATATCCTAAAGAATTAGAAATAGCTACTAAAAACTGGAAAACTTATGATTTCAAAACTGGAGAAAGTCCTTTAGTTTTGCAAAAAAGAGCTGTTGAATTTATTAATTCTTTGGATAAAAATTTAAATTACTTGATTGTTACCCATTGGGGAATTATATGTACAGTTTTAAGTTATTATTTTTCTGGCAATTTAGATGCTTACTGGAAATTTAAAGTTAATAATTGTGGTATTATTATTATTGAATTTGATGAAAATAATTTTCCAATCTTAGCAGGATTTAATATCGGAGGATGA
- the cobS gene encoding adenosylcobinamide-GDP ribazoletransferase, with amino-acid sequence MKGFILLLKFMTRFPIPIEPEYDSKKLGSSMKFFPFVGIIIGALLYIIYYFGRIIIPSPYILAAILVLAEVIITGGLHLDGLADTFDGIFSYRSKQKMLEIMKDSRLGTNGALSLIIYFLFKILLLAGLETSFGFQGMGIAVLMTPVIARANSTLNCAVGKYAKSMGMAKDFVKETSRQGATFAVLTSLVFLFLIQGILFPVLNPIHLVNITFVIHVLGIYFAKLMDRKIGGITGDTLGAILELSEILFLLGLYISFSF; translated from the coding sequence ATGAAAGGATTTATTTTACTATTAAAATTTATGACTAGATTTCCTATCCCTATAGAGCCTGAATATGACTCTAAAAAATTAGGAAGTAGCATGAAATTCTTTCCATTTGTTGGAATTATAATTGGAGCTTTACTTTATATTATATATTACTTTGGAAGAATAATTATACCTTCCCCTTATATTCTTGCAGCTATTTTAGTTTTAGCTGAAGTAATTATAACTGGAGGTTTACATCTTGATGGATTAGCAGATACTTTTGATGGTATTTTTAGCTACCGTAGCAAACAAAAAATGTTAGAGATAATGAAGGATTCTAGACTTGGTACAAATGGAGCTTTATCTTTAATAATTTATTTCTTATTTAAGATTTTATTACTTGCTGGTCTAGAAACTAGTTTTGGATTTCAAGGAATGGGAATAGCTGTTCTTATGACTCCAGTAATAGCTAGAGCAAATAGTACTCTTAATTGTGCTGTTGGAAAATATGCAAAATCTATGGGCATGGCAAAAGATTTTGTAAAAGAAACAAGTAGGCAAGGGGCAACTTTTGCTGTACTTACATCTTTAGTGTTTTTATTTTTAATACAAGGAATCTTATTTCCTGTTTTAAATCCAATACATTTAGTTAATATTACTTTTGTTATTCATGTACTTGGTATTTATTTTGCTAAACTTATGGATAGAAAAATTGGAGGAATTACAGGAGATACTTTAGGAGCTATTTTAGAATTATCTGAAATACTATTCCTTTTAGGATTGTATATATCATTTAGTTTCTAA
- a CDS encoding phosphoribosylformylglycinamidine synthase, with protein MNRRIYVSKKEEFRVEGKSLLNELKENLHEDGLRNLRLYNVYDVFNCENEDIELLKSKVLSEIVTDNVYDEVDLIDKNYIAIENLPGQYDQRADSAEQCLVLLNNKDNVQIKSGRVIVIEGEIKSFEKIKKYIINPIETREKDLSILNNEEDITIEDVPIIEGFVEYSEKKLEDFIEENGLAMSLADLKHIQDYFINEKRNPTDTEIKVLDTYWSDHCRHTTFETYLKNIKIGKSHMTEAIQKSYDKYMELREKVHGNKKPMTLMDMGTIGGKYMRKIGKLDDLEITEEINACSVEVNVDEDGKIEKWLLMFKNETHNHPTEIEPFGGASTCVGGAIRDPLSGRSYVYQAMRITGAGDICEKIENTLPNKLPQVRISKGAAHGYSSYGNQIGLATTFVNEIYHEGYKAKRMEVGAVVGAVKKEYVLREEPKPGDIILVFGGKTGRDGVGGATGSSKEHTDSSLTKCSSEVQKGNAPVERKIQRAFRNPEVTKLIKKSNDFGAGGVSVAIGELARGIEVDLDKVSVKYLGLSGTELAISESQERMAVVVAPENVEKFGELLKKENLDINKVAKVTENEDLIIKFRGKTIVNLSREFLDTNGVTQEQDIEVVPLKDKNIFKVDKTGDLKEKLKEILKEMNVASQRGMVEMFDATVGRSTVLMPYGGKYQLTESEASVQKFPTKGFTNTASIMAYGFNPYISEKSPYLGAIYAVIESLARITAVGGDFTKARLTFQEYFEKLGKDKTRWGKPFMALLGALEAQVEFKTPAIGGKDSMSGTFKDIDVPPTLISFAVVTENVNNIISSELKEKGNYIYLIKPEYQDDFTPVYSSLKENFKNVKEGIKEKKIVSASVVKFGGVAEALMKMSFGNKLGINVETEENLFDLLPGGIIVESEEKLDFGILLGDVKDNQIIKINEAELSSEEAIKIWETRYSKIYPTKSHEIKSKLIIPDKKIVNMPQKAKRLYDEPKVLVITFPGTNSEYDTAKAFDRAGGKSEIFVINNLTVKDMKKSMEDLANKILEAQIIAIPGGFSAGDEPDGSGKFITNILSNEKIKISIKKFLENEGLMLGICNGFQALIKSGLLPYGDMDKLNENSPTLFRNDINRHVSRMAYTRISSNSSPWLSSFEIGDVFPMTLSHGEGKFVVSDKFADELFKNGQVATQYCDLNGEPTLNPEYNLNGSYYAIEGITSADGKILGKMGHSERYEEGLYKNIYGEKMQDIFKNGVNFFKK; from the coding sequence GTGAATAGAAGAATATACGTTTCTAAAAAAGAAGAATTTAGAGTTGAAGGAAAGTCTCTTTTAAACGAATTAAAGGAAAACTTACATGAAGATGGATTAAGAAATTTAAGATTATATAATGTATATGATGTTTTTAATTGTGAAAATGAAGATATCGAACTTTTAAAGTCTAAAGTTTTATCAGAAATAGTGACAGATAATGTATATGATGAGGTTGACTTGATTGATAAAAATTATATTGCTATAGAAAATTTGCCTGGTCAATATGATCAAAGGGCAGATTCAGCAGAGCAATGTTTAGTTTTATTGAATAATAAAGATAATGTTCAAATTAAAAGTGGAAGGGTAATTGTAATAGAAGGAGAAATAAAATCCTTTGAGAAAATAAAAAAATATATAATAAATCCAATAGAAACAAGAGAGAAGGATTTAAGCATATTAAATAATGAAGAAGATATTACAATTGAAGATGTACCAATTATAGAAGGATTTGTAGAATATTCTGAAAAAAAATTAGAAGATTTTATAGAAGAGAATGGACTTGCTATGAGTTTAGCTGATTTGAAACATATTCAAGATTATTTTATAAATGAAAAGAGAAATCCAACAGACACTGAAATAAAGGTTTTAGATACTTATTGGTCAGATCATTGCAGACATACAACTTTTGAAACTTATTTAAAAAATATTAAAATAGGTAAAAGCCATATGACAGAAGCTATACAAAAGTCATATGATAAATATATGGAATTAAGAGAAAAAGTACATGGGAATAAAAAACCTATGACCCTAATGGATATGGGAACAATAGGTGGTAAATATATGAGAAAAATTGGTAAATTAGATGATCTTGAAATTACAGAAGAAATAAATGCTTGTAGTGTTGAAGTTAATGTTGATGAAGATGGGAAAATAGAAAAATGGTTATTGATGTTTAAAAATGAAACTCATAATCATCCTACAGAAATAGAACCATTTGGTGGAGCTTCTACTTGTGTAGGAGGAGCTATAAGAGATCCATTATCAGGAAGATCATATGTATACCAAGCTATGAGAATAACAGGAGCAGGAGATATATGTGAAAAAATAGAAAATACATTGCCTAATAAATTACCTCAAGTAAGAATTTCAAAAGGAGCAGCTCACGGATATTCTTCTTATGGAAATCAAATAGGATTAGCTACAACTTTTGTAAATGAAATATATCATGAAGGTTACAAAGCAAAAAGAATGGAAGTAGGTGCAGTTGTAGGTGCAGTTAAGAAAGAATATGTTTTAAGAGAAGAGCCTAAACCAGGAGATATAATTCTTGTTTTTGGTGGAAAAACAGGAAGAGATGGAGTAGGAGGAGCTACAGGATCATCAAAAGAACATACAGATTCATCTTTAACAAAATGTTCTTCAGAAGTTCAAAAAGGTAATGCTCCAGTAGAAAGAAAAATTCAAAGAGCTTTTAGAAATCCAGAAGTGACTAAGCTTATAAAAAAATCCAATGATTTTGGAGCAGGTGGAGTATCAGTTGCCATAGGAGAGTTAGCAAGAGGAATAGAAGTTGATTTAGATAAAGTTTCTGTTAAGTATTTAGGTCTTAGTGGGACAGAACTTGCTATTAGTGAATCTCAAGAGAGAATGGCAGTTGTAGTAGCCCCTGAAAATGTAGAAAAATTTGGTGAATTATTAAAAAAAGAAAATTTAGATATAAATAAAGTAGCTAAAGTTACAGAAAATGAAGATTTAATAATAAAATTTAGAGGGAAAACTATAGTTAATTTGTCTAGAGAGTTTTTAGATACAAATGGAGTTACTCAGGAACAAGACATAGAAGTTGTACCGTTAAAAGATAAAAATATATTTAAAGTTGATAAAACAGGAGATTTAAAAGAAAAGTTAAAAGAAATATTAAAAGAAATGAATGTTGCTTCTCAAAGAGGAATGGTTGAAATGTTTGATGCTACAGTTGGAAGATCTACTGTATTAATGCCTTATGGTGGAAAATATCAATTAACAGAAAGTGAAGCTAGTGTGCAAAAATTTCCAACAAAAGGATTTACAAATACAGCTTCTATAATGGCTTATGGATTTAATCCTTATATATCTGAAAAATCTCCATATTTAGGAGCTATATATGCAGTTATAGAATCACTAGCTAGAATAACAGCTGTTGGTGGAGATTTTACAAAGGCGAGATTGACATTTCAAGAATATTTTGAAAAATTAGGTAAAGATAAAACAAGATGGGGAAAACCATTTATGGCTTTATTAGGTGCATTAGAAGCACAAGTTGAATTTAAAACACCTGCAATAGGTGGAAAAGATAGTATGAGTGGAACTTTTAAAGATATTGATGTTCCTCCTACATTAATTTCCTTTGCTGTGGTGACAGAAAATGTAAATAATATAATTTCTTCTGAACTAAAAGAAAAAGGAAATTATATCTATTTAATAAAGCCAGAATATCAAGATGATTTTACTCCAGTATATTCTAGTTTAAAAGAGAACTTTAAAAATGTAAAAGAAGGAATAAAAGAGAAGAAAATTGTATCAGCTTCAGTAGTTAAATTTGGAGGAGTGGCAGAAGCCTTAATGAAAATGTCATTTGGAAATAAATTAGGAATTAATGTAGAAACTGAAGAAAATTTATTTGATTTATTACCAGGAGGAATAATTGTAGAATCAGAGGAGAAATTAGATTTTGGAATTTTATTAGGAGATGTTAAGGATAATCAAATTATAAAAATAAACGAAGCTGAATTAAGTTCAGAAGAAGCTATAAAAATTTGGGAGACAAGATATTCAAAAATTTATCCCACTAAAAGTCATGAAATAAAAAGTAAACTAATAATTCCAGATAAAAAAATTGTAAATATGCCTCAGAAAGCTAAAAGATTATATGATGAGCCTAAAGTTTTAGTGATTACATTTCCAGGAACTAACTCAGAATATGATACAGCAAAAGCTTTTGATAGAGCAGGTGGAAAATCAGAAATTTTTGTTATTAATAATTTAACAGTTAAAGATATGAAAAAATCAATGGAAGACTTAGCTAATAAAATTTTAGAAGCTCAAATAATTGCTATTCCAGGTGGATTTAGTGCTGGAGATGAGCCCGATGGATCAGGGAAGTTTATAACAAACATATTATCTAATGAAAAAATAAAAATATCAATTAAGAAATTTTTAGAAAATGAAGGACTTATGCTAGGGATATGTAATGGATTCCAAGCTTTAATAAAATCAGGATTATTACCTTATGGAGATATGGATAAGCTAAATGAAAATTCTCCTACATTATTTAGAAATGATATTAATCGTCATGTTTCTAGAATGGCATATACTAGAATTTCTTCTAATTCTTCCCCTTGGTTATCATCTTTTGAAATAGGAGATGTTTTCCCAATGACTCTATCTCATGGAGAAGGTAAATTTGTAGTTAGTGATAAATTTGCTGATGAATTATTTAAAAATGGGCAAGTGGCAACTCAGTATTGTGATTTAAATGGAGAACCAACTTTAAATCCAGAATATAATTTAAACGGCTCATATTATGCTATAGAAGGAATAACTTCTGCAGATGGAAAAATATTAGGTAAAATGGGACATTCTGAAAGATATGAAGAAGGATTATACAAAAATATTTATGGAGAAAAAATGCAAGATATCTTTAAAAATGGAGTTAATTTCTTTAAAAAATAA
- the cobU gene encoding bifunctional adenosylcobinamide kinase/adenosylcobinamide-phosphate guanylyltransferase produces the protein MGKVIYVSGGARSGKSFFSEKYIKENYSKKIYLATGIPFDEEMKDRIEKHKKQRGKNWKTIENYKSLKNILKKHIQGYDVILLDCLTNLITNYMLLENNIVWDKATPKDVDNIREIIIKEVNSLINFVKENDIDILIVSNEVGMGSIPDYPLGRFFRDINGKLNQLVAAQSEEAYFIVSGLPMKLK, from the coding sequence TTGGGAAAAGTAATTTATGTAAGCGGAGGAGCTCGCAGTGGAAAAAGTTTTTTTTCAGAAAAATATATTAAAGAAAATTATTCGAAAAAAATTTATTTAGCTACTGGAATTCCTTTTGATGAAGAAATGAAAGATAGAATAGAAAAACATAAAAAACAAAGAGGTAAAAATTGGAAAACAATCGAAAACTATAAAAGTCTAAAGAATATTTTAAAAAAACATATTCAAGGATATGATGTTATTCTACTTGATTGCTTAACAAATTTAATTACAAACTATATGCTTCTGGAAAATAATATAGTTTGGGACAAGGCTACACCTAAAGATGTAGACAATATAAGAGAAATAATTATTAAAGAGGTTAATTCTCTTATTAATTTTGTCAAAGAAAATGACATTGATATCTTAATAGTTTCCAATGAGGTTGGGATGGGAAGTATTCCTGATTACCCTCTTGGAAGATTTTTTAGAGATATAAATGGTAAACTTAACCAACTCGTAGCTGCACAATCAGAAGAAGCTTATTTTATAGTTTCTGGTTTGCCTATGAAGTTGAAATAA
- the purK gene encoding 5-(carboxyamino)imidazole ribonucleotide synthase, which produces MVIEKGKNIGILGGGQLGKMLCESASKKGYNTIILDPGKDACASKASNSHIIGEYNDKESILKITKKSDVITYEFENVTSESVDIIKNNGGYIPQGIEPLYVSQNRLREKRKINELGIKTAKFKAVDKNNSLDEAIDVIGYPSILKTSTGGYDGKGQWIIKNEQDKKIVNEKLKEIFKEREYILEKMISFECELSCFVVRSTDDSLSVFPVAENIHKKGILHLTIVPARISNETEERIKIISKEIIKGLNFVGPLAIEYFYGNDGEIYVNEIAPRPHNSFHYTMDACDCSQFDMHIDAICGKKLKTPKLLKKVVMLNILGQDVENIEKCSFKDEEKLHMYNKGEAKLNRKMGHLNILGNDIDEILERINEIY; this is translated from the coding sequence ATGGTTATTGAAAAAGGTAAAAATATAGGAATTTTAGGTGGAGGTCAATTAGGAAAAATGCTTTGTGAAAGTGCAAGTAAAAAAGGCTATAATACAATAATTTTAGATCCAGGAAAAGATGCTTGTGCAAGTAAAGCTTCAAATAGTCATATAATTGGAGAATATAACGATAAGGAAAGTATTTTAAAGATAACAAAAAAATCAGATGTAATAACTTATGAATTTGAGAATGTAACTTCTGAATCAGTAGATATAATAAAAAATAATGGTGGCTATATTCCTCAAGGAATAGAGCCTTTATATGTAAGTCAAAATAGATTAAGAGAAAAAAGAAAAATAAATGAATTAGGAATAAAAACAGCAAAATTTAAAGCTGTAGATAAAAATAATTCTTTAGATGAGGCAATAGATGTTATTGGTTATCCAAGTATATTAAAAACTTCTACTGGAGGGTATGATGGAAAAGGTCAATGGATTATAAAAAATGAGCAAGATAAAAAAATAGTAAATGAAAAATTAAAAGAGATATTTAAGGAAAGAGAATATATATTAGAGAAAATGATAAGTTTTGAATGCGAATTATCTTGTTTTGTTGTAAGAAGTACAGATGATAGTTTGTCTGTTTTTCCAGTGGCAGAAAATATTCATAAAAAAGGAATTTTACATTTAACTATAGTGCCTGCTAGAATTTCCAATGAAACAGAGGAGAGAATAAAGATAATAAGTAAAGAAATTATAAAGGGATTAAACTTTGTAGGACCTTTAGCAATTGAATATTTTTATGGAAATGATGGAGAAATTTATGTTAATGAAATAGCTCCAAGGCCTCATAATTCTTTTCATTATACAATGGATGCTTGTGATTGTTCACAGTTTGATATGCATATTGACGCTATTTGTGGGAAAAAGTTAAAGACTCCTAAACTTTTAAAAAAAGTAGTGATGTTAAACATATTAGGACAAGATGTAGAAAATATAGAAAAATGTTCATTTAAAGATGAAGAGAAATTACATATGTACAATAAAGGAGAAGCTAAATTAAATAGAAAAATGGGACATTTGAATATATTAGGAAATGATATAGATGAAATATTAGAAAGAATTAATGAAATATACTAA
- the cobT gene encoding nicotinate-nucleotide--dimethylbenzimidazole phosphoribosyltransferase, with translation MKRFEESLKEITPLNKNSIDLCEKVLNSKMKPIGSLGKLEDILKQLSGIFENRLEKLHLRPCHIVASADNGIVEEGVSSCPKEYTSLVSKAMLSDLAAISIMCKNLDIDFKLADVGICEDLNIHSKNLYDFKTIKGTHNFHKKEAMTKEQVIETIENGIIMMEGLENKYDIFSNGEMGIGNTTTSSAILYSLTKCSIETAVGRGGGLSDEKLCRKKKIIFESCIKYNTFQLNPLEILACVGGLDIAFLVGLYIGAAKCKKIMLVDGFISAIAALVACKLNPLIKNYILITHLSEEPGMQLVIDELGLKPFLFMNMRLGEGTGAVLAHPMIKSAIDIYKTMKTPNEIYELFSK, from the coding sequence ATGAAAAGATTTGAAGAAAGTTTAAAGGAAATAACTCCTTTAAATAAAAATTCTATAGATTTATGTGAAAAAGTTTTAAATTCAAAAATGAAACCTATTGGAAGTTTAGGAAAATTAGAGGATATCTTAAAACAACTTTCTGGTATTTTTGAAAACAGATTAGAAAAACTTCATTTAAGACCTTGCCATATTGTAGCTTCTGCTGATAATGGAATTGTTGAAGAAGGAGTTTCTTCTTGTCCTAAAGAATACACTTCCTTAGTTTCTAAAGCTATGTTAAGTGATTTAGCAGCAATAAGTATAATGTGCAAAAATTTAGATATCGATTTTAAATTAGCTGATGTTGGAATATGTGAAGATTTGAATATTCATTCTAAAAATTTATATGATTTTAAAACTATAAAAGGGACTCATAACTTTCATAAAAAAGAAGCTATGACAAAAGAACAAGTAATTGAAACTATTGAAAACGGTATTATTATGATGGAGGGTTTAGAAAATAAATATGATATTTTTTCAAATGGAGAAATGGGAATAGGAAATACTACCACTTCTTCTGCTATCCTATATTCCCTTACTAAATGTAGTATTGAAACTGCTGTAGGGAGAGGCGGAGGTCTTTCTGATGAAAAACTTTGTCGGAAAAAGAAAATTATATTTGAAAGTTGTATAAAATATAACACTTTTCAATTAAATCCATTAGAAATACTAGCTTGTGTTGGTGGTCTTGATATTGCATTCTTAGTTGGTCTTTATATAGGAGCTGCTAAATGTAAAAAAATAATGCTTGTTGATGGATTTATTTCAGCTATTGCTGCTTTGGTAGCTTGCAAATTAAATCCTCTAATTAAAAACTACATTCTTATAACTCATTTAAGCGAAGAACCAGGAATGCAATTAGTTATTGATGAATTAGGTCTTAAACCTTTTCTTTTTATGAATATGAGATTAGGAGAAGGAACTGGAGCTGTATTAGCACATCCTATGATTAAGTCTGCGATTGATATTTATAAAACAATGAAAACACCTAATGAAATATATGAACTTTTTAGTAAATAG
- the purE gene encoding 5-(carboxyamino)imidazole ribonucleotide mutase yields MSIVSVIMGSRSDLPTMEKAVEMLEVFGIDYEVKIISAHRTPDLMYDYAKKARKRGIKVIIAGAGGAAHLPGMVAALTTLPVLGVPIKSRALNGKDSLLSIVQMPGGIPVGTLAIGAAGAKNAGILAAEIIGLMNEEVAKKIIKFRDEQKNKVLETSEVTL; encoded by the coding sequence ATGTCAATAGTTAGTGTTATTATGGGAAGTAGATCAGATCTTCCAACTATGGAAAAAGCTGTTGAAATGTTAGAAGTGTTTGGTATAGATTATGAAGTTAAAATAATTTCAGCGCACAGAACACCAGATTTAATGTATGATTATGCAAAAAAAGCAAGAAAAAGAGGTATAAAAGTAATAATAGCAGGTGCAGGTGGAGCTGCTCATCTTCCAGGGATGGTAGCAGCTTTAACAACTTTACCAGTTTTAGGAGTTCCAATAAAATCAAGAGCTTTAAATGGAAAAGACTCATTATTATCAATAGTTCAAATGCCAGGTGGTATACCTGTAGGGACTTTAGCTATAGGAGCTGCGGGAGCTAAAAATGCTGGAATTTTAGCAGCTGAAATAATTGGATTAATGAACGAAGAAGTTGCAAAAAAAATTATTAAATTTAGAGATGAGCAGAAAAATAAAGTTTTAGAAACAAGTGAGGTAACTTTGTAA
- a CDS encoding HU family DNA-binding protein encodes MKKKEFAELFMVKAELKSKEEAKRQVELFIETMKDALEADEVLIFRGLGTFERRTTKRKEGRNPRTGESIKITPKKYIKFRVGKDLEDRLNSK; translated from the coding sequence ATGAAAAAGAAAGAATTTGCAGAATTGTTTATGGTTAAAGCTGAATTAAAAAGCAAAGAAGAAGCTAAAAGACAAGTTGAATTATTTATTGAAACTATGAAAGACGCTCTAGAAGCTGATGAAGTTTTAATTTTTAGAGGATTAGGTACTTTTGAAAGAAGAACTACTAAAAGAAAAGAAGGAAGAAATCCTAGAACTGGTGAATCTATCAAAATTACTCCTAAAAAATATATTAAATTTAGAGTGGGTAAAGATTTAGAGGATAGATTAAACAGCAAATAA